TAGTCTCTTCCTCTTACAGCTGGTAACAGTATTTCCAGTATCTACTTGCATCTCTGAATATCTTCATTGCTCCATGGGGCACAACCTCTTCCAAAGAAGGCCCAAATTCAACATCTCTCAGAAgaaatagctatgtgactctgagttaTATTCTTCTATTCATTTAAATCTCAAAAGCATAACTTTGTCCAATTCCCTCATAGACAGGAGGACATTGAAAACCAGAAAAAAGTCAGGTAATAAGTGGCAGATGCAGGATTTTAATCCAGGGCCTCTAATTCCTTCCAGATCAaaagctctttccactatatcaagttgcttcttttcttctgtctcttctgcctctctttaCTTCTGGTTTCCTGAATGttttcttctatctctcattTATTCTCATTGATTGTTTTTGTATAGATAAGATGATTCTGGTTTTTAGGTGAAGATGGGCACTTGTTAATTTATGTTAATGGTAGAACATTCCCTTTGCCTAGATGAGCAAGTTGCTAAATTGCTATTGATTAGAGTGAAATACAAAGTTATAACTAAAGCTTCTAACTCCTGCATTTTGCTGACTTTTACACTATTGTATGTGGCAGGGGGTGGGAACCATCCTATGGGGACTCGCTTATTGATTGGTTCTAGTTTATTTTCAGTGGGTAGGCCAAAGGTACTTCTTCTTCCCACAGTTCTATGATAAGGTTGCTTTATTTTTGACATTATGAgagaagacagagggaaagacaaagacagagaaacacacacacagagtattaATGAAAGTCTTTATACCACCAAGCTGAACTTGAATTTTACCTTTTTCAACCATGTTCAATCTAAAGATCATTTAATTTAGCACTACCAGTTAACAGATGGGAAACTAGGTCCAGAAAATAGAACCAATtggtccaaggtcaaacagcaaGTTCATGGTAGATTTGGACCAAGAACaggcaaggaaagaaggaaggaaggaaggaaggaaggaaggaaggaaggaaggaaggaaggaaggaaggaaggaaggaaggaaggaaagaaggaaggaagtggcttagtggataaagaactgttcctggaaataggaggttcctagctatatgaccttgggcaagtcacttaaccacagttgCCTAGTCATTACTGCTCTTTTTGCTTGGGACCTaagttctaagactgaagataaggatatttttaatgataattttttttaaaagtgataaaagtatgttttggtctgtacTCACAGTTCTCtctatggaagtggatagcatttttcatcatgtatcCTTTGAAACTGTTTTTTACAGATGATcagtacaatattgctgttattatatacaatgttctcctggttctgttcacttcattttccatCTACTAATCTAagatttcccaggtttttctgaaatcatcctgctcatcatcaCAATagtatagcacaatagtattccatcacaactatATATCACTACTTGTTCACCAAgtctccaattgatgagcatttcatcactttctaattttttgtcaccacaaaaagagctgtgatGTTTTTCtgcaaataggttcttttccttttcctttgatttctttggaatatagataTGGTAGTATTAtcataaaattaaagagaaagcATAGATTTttagccctttgaacataattccaattTATTCTCCAGTATAGTTGGAGTTTACAACttcaccaatagtgcattagtgtcccaatttcctcatatcccctccaatatttgccattgtccttttttgtcatgtttgcTAGTCTGATGgatgtaaagtggtacctcataCTTGTTTTAGTCTGTATTTCtgtaatcaataatgattttcatcaataatttttttcatgtgatcattaatagctttgatttcttcttctgaaaagtgtctgttcatatcctttgaccatttatcagatGGAGAATGActcctatttttataaatttatctcagttccctatgtatttgaaaaataagacttTTATAAGAGAGACTTGTACATTTTTCCagttcttattttccttctaatgttgGCTGCATTTATTTTGCTGATGCAAAAAActtaaatttcatgtaatcaaaatcatccattttacttcccaCTCCACTTTCTATCTCTCGTTTCATCATGAACTCTCTTATCCAcaggtctgacaggtaaaatttcccatgctcccctaattttctGATGATagcaccctttatatctaaatcatatacccattttgatcttatattTGTATAGCATAAGAAATTATGGTctttgcctagtttctgccatctgctctctagttttcccagcaattttaaTCAACTGAtgagttcttgtcctaaaagcttggatttttgagtatatcaaacactagattgctatggtcatttattactgtgtattgtgtaccaAATCTACTCTCCTGTTCTGTTTTTTatccagtatcagattgttttgatgatttctgccttgaaatatagtttgaaatatcttctttaactttttaaattcattttctcaatattcttgaccttttgttctttttattaatttaagtattttcccatggttacatgattcatgctctttccttccccttttctctctcccctcccagagctgacaagcaattccactgggttatacatatattatcactcaatacctatttccatattattcatttttctaatagagtaatcttttaaaaaccaaagcctacatcctatacccatataaacaactgataaatcaaatgtttttcttctgtgtttctacccccaacagttctttctcccagtgtagatagcattctttctcataagtcccttgggattgtcctggatcattgcattgctattagtagcaaagtcgattatATATGATAGTCCCACAATgttttagtctctgtgtacaattttctcctggttctgctcatttcactctgtatcaatttgtagaggtctttccagctcatatggaaatcaagcagttttttattctttgctgaacaatagtattccatcaccatcatatatcacaatttgtttagccattccccaattgaggtaTACCCttgcatttttcaattttttgccaccacaaagagtatggctatggATATTTTTATGCAGaaattttccttattctctctttggggTACGAACTTAATAGTAATATTCCTGAGtaaaagggtatgcattcttttaaagccctttgggcataattccaaattgccttctagatcagtggttcccaaacttttttggtctactgctccctttccagaaaaaaatattacttagcgccccctgtcacatgctatcaccactcccttacagttattcaccatccccaaatgcacctatggTCATCACCGCCTTcttggatcactacagcacccaccagggggcggtggtgcccactttgggaatcactgttctagatggttggatcaattcacaactccaccagtagtgtattagtgtcccaattttaccacatccccacCTTTTgcttttccagatgaattttgttatcatttttttctagttcagtaacaAATTCTTTTGTAGTTTTATTGGAATGACATTGAATAGGTAAAGTAACTTctatagaattatcatttttattatgttgactTGGCCTattcatgagtaattaatatttctccatttgtttagatctgtctttattcatgtgaaagtgttttgtaattgtgtttatatagtccctggatttgtcttggcaggtagactcccaaacATTTTGTATTGTTTgcaattatttaaagaaatttctttatgtcttcctgctagactttgttggtaatatatatagaaatgctaatgatttatatgggcTTTTTTATATCCTCCAATCTTGCTAAAAtcgttaattatttcaactagttttttagttgattctttaggattctctaagtataccatcatatcatctgcaaagagtgataaagCTGTTTctcattacttatttttattccttcaatttctttttcttgctttattgctattactatcatttctagtaaaatattgaataatcgTGGTGATAATGGTTATCCGATCAAGgatatccttgcttcacccctgatcttattgggaaggcttctagcttatccccttACATATTATGCTttactcttggttttagatagatacaacttatcatctttttttttttttaaacccttaccttctgtcttggtattggttccaaggcagaagagtggtaagggtagacaatgggggtcaagtgacttgcccagggtcacacagctgggaagtgtctgaggacagatttgaacctagacctcccatgtctagtcctggctctcaatccactgagctacccagctgctcccacaaCTTATCATCTTGAGAAAAACTCGacttatttctatgctttctagtgcttttaataggaatgggtgttgtattttgtcaaaaaaatttttttgtatctattgctattatcatatgatttttttattattcttgttgttgatatggtcgattatgcttatagttttcctaatagtgAACCAGTTTTGccttcctggcataaatcccacctaactgtagtgtatgatctttgtaatatattgctataatctccttgcttttcttttatttaaaatttttgcatcaatattcattagggaaatttctttctagttttctttttctctttttgctctcCTTGGTTTAGCTATCAaaaccatgtttgtgtcataaaaggaatttggtaggactccttctttacctatCTTTTCAAATAGTTCCTATAATACtggggattaattgttctttaaatatttagtagAATTCAGCTATACAGAGGCAATCTCTGGATGTAACTCTCCTTGTGTGGAGGAAGAAACCTTCCAAGAAATACAAACTGTCCAATGGAAGAGTAAACTTGGAGTGTTAATGTGTCTGTTGAGGGGTGGCATGTGGAATTCCAGTGTTCTTTGTActaggaaataattttagcaTCATACTCTGTCCATCTGGACATCATTAATATTGTCAGCCACTCCCTTCAATAGCCTTTAATGTCTAAATAATTACTCCCTGTGGCTATAATCCTACATGATGTCACTCCCCTCCTGATTTGCATTTCCTAGATAACAGACAGCTTGGGAATTATAGGAGGCTTTGCTTGCTATTATGAAAGCCTAACAGTTACTCCCCCCCATCACCCCCATCAGAGAAGTCCCCTCCTCTAAATCTGTCACCAAAATGTACACCCTTCCCCCACTCAATTACTGTTCTCCTTCTCCTCAGAGTGTACCACGCCTCATCTCTGGCTGTCTTCACAAAGCCAGATCACCAGAGAATAAGTGAAAATTCAACCAATCATCCAGATATTTGCAtgcttggtggtggtggtggtggaggaggaggggagggaagtggATAATAAGATTTAGAAGCTACAAGGGATTTTAAAGACCATCTACTCCAAACTTTTCTGTATATAAAGGAAGGACTGGAGACCCAGAGAATGGCTTGTCCTAGGTGATTCATATAGTAAACAATAGAAGCCCAGTCCACATTCTCTGACACTCCATTGTTCTTTGCACCGTACCACGCTATCTTTATCACATCACTAATGGgattttctacttttcctttaGGTTACTCTGAAATAGAGATAACAGCATTCCTCAATCACATCAcccatttttcccatttttgtttttcttctttaacacATTCATTTCTCTTCTACTGAAGTTCTTCTCTTGGGCCTGTGCCCATCACTCCCAAGTAAAGTCCCTGACACGTCCCTCTTTCTACACAAGTAAGAGGCAGCATGGTAGGGAAGATAAATGCTGGACCTTGAGTTGGGAAAACCAGGTTTCCAATCTTGCTTCTAAGCAGCTGGATGATCATGGGCATCTCAGTAGCTTCATGGATAGAGgcaaggcctggaatcaggatgattcatctttatgagttcaaatcttgtctcagacacttactagctgtgtttccctgggccatcacttcaccctgtttgcctcagtttcctcatctgtaaaatgagctggagaaggaaatggcaaaaccactccattatctttaccacaaaaatcccaaatgaggtcgcAAACAGTTGGGgagactaaaatgactaaacataaagttgtatgatcatgggcaaatcattggCTTTGAACCCCCTCAacttcctgatctgtaaaatggcaacCCTAATACCTATAGGTCCTCCTTTTACAAGATAATGattatgaagctcaaatgaggtcatatgtGTACAATGATTTGCAATCATTAAATCTGAATaaggtcatttatttttatttctgttcaaATTCCTTCACTTATATCTGACCCCTCCCTATCCATAAATGCTAATAATATCTGACATATAGATTACACTTTACTTTTGATCCGTATATACTTAGGGTTGGAGAAGAGCTTAGAAGTCACCTAGTcacatccttcattttacagataagtaaatctatgccaagaaaatttgagcaacttgtccaaggttaaataatagagatgggattcaaacccaaggtcctctgagttcaaatccagtattttttctACTATATATTACTACCCTATGAGATAATTGATAGGATGAACTAGAGATAATCAATAAGATAGGCAGGGTATGTACTATTATGCCCACTTCAGTTCTGAGGATAACTGAGACTTCCAAAGCAATACAACTAGTAAGCAGAGGATCCAGGAATTGAAGCCATGTTTTCTGACTACAGTTTCAGATGACTTTTCCTTCAGTATACCATACTCCCcactttaagaagatcattcattTTAGGAATAGGACCCCTGAGTAATAGTTCAGAAATTGATAGAAAATGGAGAATGTTCTCTTtctaagaaatttaatttaatttagtttctctctctctgtctctgtctctgtctctgtctctctgtctctgtctctctctctgtctctctctctctctctgtctctctctctctctcctctcaaaaCTCACAATGTCTATTTTATTGTGattacttaattttcttttctgcaaCTACTTTTGGAGTGTGCCTATAACACACCAAACCTATAAGTCCAAAGTACATAATATAGTCAAGCACTTGGATATTTCTACACATCTGTATGGTTGGTCCCAAGTAACAACCACATCTGAACGATggactgaatttcttttttttacctttcaatGAGATCGTTTTTTAGTTAATAGAATCCTTGGAGCTAGAATCTTGCCTGAAAAAATTGTATGTTAGAAATTCTTTCCTCTTAACACATGTGAAAATATCACTGCCAATCATTTTGTCATTTGAAGGATGAAGAAATCTGTCTCCACTCTATATAATGCAATAGCATAACTCCATGcccctgtttttttctttttccctgaaagagcaaatattgttattgtttagttatttttcagtcatgtccaacttttcaaggcccattttagggttttcttggcaaggataatagagtggcttaccatttatccttttccagttcattttaaagatgaagaaactgaggcaaagaaggttaagagaTTAGTCCAAAGTCATGCAATTTAaagatgtctgaggccaaatttgaactcacaaaaatgagCCTTCCTAACTCTAGTCCTAGGACTCTACCCACTCAGTTATAAATAGGAATGGACGGTTTATCCATTTttttatccatctttttttttgaggaagaagggagaaatgatAAGTCCATTTTGATCCAAACACTTCTGGAAATTGACAAAGACTTTGTTATCATGGCTCTTTAAGGGCAGggtctttttattcttcttgtaTCCTCAACATTTAACACAGTTCATGACAaacaatgcttaataaataattattggctGATGGAGGATGGTCATTCTCTATCTGGTTCCagaattctttaattttcttgtttctaCTTGGTACcatcaaagctttttttttttttaattttaattgaaaatgGCAAATAATTGTTCTTGTCCATCCTTTTAGACAAAGTGTCCTTCattattctatttatattatcCTCAGGCAACTAGGAATAACATTGGGCTGTCTCTCTTGGGTCTCCAGCAAAAGCAGTATCTCCAGAGGTGCTCCCAAGCAGGAGCACATTCTTTCTTATCAGCTATATTTGAAACCTGCAATCATGGTTGCTGATTTGTACATGACACTTTGAGGTTGGCGAACCCCTTTACCTACATTATTTCATCAAAGTTTCACAATTTTTATGAGACTTTATGAGATACTTCACTGAGGGTTATAGGACACGTGGATTCCACAGTCACTATTCACAAAGAAATTACTAACTAATTAAGagataaataagagaaaagtGATCACATAAAATAACCAGAGGATAGAACCTGACCATATTTACTCAGGGACTGCATTGTGTGGAATAGatcattactttttaaatgtgTTAAGAGGTCAAAGACAAAGAAATCAGAGTAGAGAATAGGAAGGTTCCTAGAAGAGATGAGACTATTATTCTTATtgtacatataaggaaactgaggctctagaGAGAGTAAGAACCTAGCCTTCAGGTACATTACTACTAAGTCTCTTTGTTGGTCAGTCATATTGGTCaattcatgacaccatttggaattttcttggcagagatattggagaggtttgccatttccttctccagctcattttgcaggtgaggaaacagaagcaaatatggtcaagtgacttgcccagggttatacaaatcagatttgaactcaagaagcagagtcttttttttttcctgggtaaagattttattaacctttttttccAAACTTTAATTCTAGGCTTGTTCAGCATAGTTAAGCAGCAAAGAATGAATTGTGTATAAGCAATAACTGAAAAGAGGTGCAATGTCCATCAGGCTTCAAAATATTAGAGATCCAATTTTCTAAATCcttaaacaaaaagaagaaaaggaaaggaaaaaaaaaaaggaaaaaatcagtcaCGTGATATAAAATAGCAGTTCCACATAACTTTCAAGTTTTAACTTTCAGAAGTTGATGCTCAATTCAGTTTGCCCCGTTCTTAGAAGCCTCATCAAAATTCTCAACAAGATCTTggacttcatcatcatcatcttccccAGTAGCAAGTGGTGCTTTTCCATCAGCAGGCTGTTTGGGCAGAGCCTCTGCCAGTCTTCTTAAGCTAGTCAAACTCTCAGCTCCAAGCTGGTTTAAGATGCCAGGGAGCATTTCTGTTAGCTGCTTTGTCTCAGCTTGGCCTGTAATTGTGAAAGTGTTTGCTGCCAATGATGCCTGAACTTTAGGATTGTTAAAGTAGACCCCTGTCTCCTGGTTGATAAACATATTCACCTCTACAATACCAGAGATATTGTTTACTcctagtttttgtttgtttgtttgtttgtttgtttttaaggaaaattgAGGTTTCTTATCATCTGCTATAGCTGTTCTATGAACCATCTTCTTTCtcggagcatttcctttcccacCAATGTGCACTTGTGCCTGCAGTGTGGCAAGTTTCTCTTGGTTGATAATGGTTTCTTTCATCTTGCCAGAATGGAAACAGAGCTGAGCAGATGACTGAGAGTGTTACTCACGGGGTCACAGGTGGAAGAAGGCtgaatctttttgactccaggtttgAGACAATCCACTTTGGATCAAGGAAGATTAAAACCCTTTTCTAAAACTTGACTCACTACAAGACTGACTCtgaaaatacataaaattgaTTAGTTATTACTCTGATGCTGATATGGAAGAAGTGGGGGATACAGTGGCGGAAAGTTCTGAACATAGAGTCAaaagagatcttgggttcagatcctcgCTCTGACAAATCTTTATCGTCAAATCACAATCTTGTTAAATTTCCgttttctcttctaaaaaataATACACGTACTATTTCCCCAGAGGGTGGTtgataggatcaaatgaaacaatgtatataacatttttgataaaccttaaagcactatatacttTTCAGATGTTGTTAACACAATCTCACAGAAAAGTCAATTGAGGTTGAGTACTAATTACTGTTTACTATAAGCTAAAACAATGTGACTCACATGGGTTGTGTCCATACTTGCCACCTGGTTGGGATGTTTTGACTTAAGTGAAAGATCAGggcctttcaagttgtttttaaaAGCGAAATTCAATCAAACAACCATTTTGCTCCCTGTAATGCCCATCCATGGATAATGattccttttctgttttccatTGGGATGTGTGAAGATGCAGCCCTGGTCAATTCagcccaaaacaaacaaacaaggggGAAAAATTCAGTCAATTTAGTGGGAAAAAATATTCAGGGCAATGTGTTGTCTGGCGCCTTGTCGGCCTATACTAAgtggctcagggtcacagaagGGGTCATTAGGAGGGAGAGAGGCACTCCCTGCTGTCCTACCTCCTGTGGAAATTCATGACCCTCTGTATGGAAGCTGGTGCTACATCCCCCCAAAATGTTCTTGTCTTCTTGTCTTACTGTCCCTCTCCATAAGTCCATTGTGTTATTTGTGCACTGCTTCTAATGTTTACATTCATCTTTGAGTCAAAGAAAGAATCAGGAGTCACGACTCATGTTTTCAAACTCTTCTGTGAATCAATAGAATGCTcggctttcttttctctccatcatGTGGtcgcctctcccctccccctccttttccccccttctttcattcccattccccccctctccctccctccctctaccttCTCCCAGAGGAGGTGACAGACGGTCCTGTAATTTGGTTCCATTCGCTCGACTGGAGCAACACCTGCCCCCCTCCCTTGGGATGGGAGGGTCTCATCCCAAACCATACAAGAAGCCAAAGACAAATCTAAGCCCCAAATGCAAATACAAGAGGGGAGAGAAGCACAGGCACACATGTCCCAGTCTtccacccccaacacacacacacacgtatacacACAAAGAGACTCTGGACACAAGTCAAGACAATTTAATAATTCTTGGCTAATCTGTATagtctatataataataataataaaaaagaaaccccCTATTGCCCCTAAAAGTTTAGGTAGATGTCTCCAGTTTTCTTTCTTACTGGTTGTTACTGGGATTGATCTTCTCTTTGAGAAATAATATATCACAATCAAAGAAAACAATGCCTAATTTTGTGCTTATAATGGTATCAAAGCTGAGAAACGAAGCTAAGAGGCTTAAAGCCCAAGTTGGTAGAAATAGACAAACCTGTACTTATCAGGACTAGAAATAGGCCTCTGGTAATTATATATGAAAGGCATACTTCTTTTtgcccctccctctccccactggGTATTTACTTTCCTTCTTCAAGTTCTCTGGTTACCACAAAAAGCTCCTGTATAAAATTCAATGATTTCTTTCCCCAAGTATATGGAATAATGCAAGGGGACCTAACCATTAAGCCTTTCTAACTATTTCCCAAAGCATGAGTGCTAGCAAGCTCAACCCAATGAATGACTCATTCTGAATCCTCACGAGGCTAGATAGAGAGCAATAATGTGTTTGTTGTCAACAGCTGAACCTTTCAAAGACTGGACTTAGAATGGGGCCCTATATTTATAGGGATCCATGTCTTACCTTTTAATGGTGCTGGAATGTCTGATGATGACCTTAGTGGACAATCCCAGAGGGCAGTGTGGTGTAGCAGAACAAGAACTTGTATTTGGAAGCAAAGAATCTGGGGTCAAATGCCAAGTTCCACCATCTACGATGAGTTTGATTTTGGATAAGTCAGCTAACTTTTCTGAGtcatagtttccttatctgtaaaatgttgggATAGATTGGGCTAATTaacttttaaggttctttccagctctaaaacctATGATCTTGAATTCTGATTCTCAGCTACATTAATTATTTCTCAGGAGTGGCATTTAAATGTAGATTCACAGAATGGGAGAGTAGAAGGAGAGACACTGGAGATGATCATAGTCATTATATTAAGAAAGCCTAGAGAAGAAAGGCAGGACTTGAtcataaatgttattttaatatttttaattatatcttaTGATAAACTTTTTcataatcttttctttaaaaaataataaaaaaaaacatactccTTTTAATGATATATTACCGGGGCAGTTggagctcaggggatagagagctaggcttggagatgAATTCAATGTttgaacatgggttcaaatttgaccacgcATTTCAGAGCAAGTTACTTTattccagttgcctaaccctcaccactcttctgcctcaaaactgatatttaatatctattctaagacagaaggtaaaggttatttttttctttttcttttttaaatttccttttcttttttgattaattATGATAAATTTTCcgtggttacctgattcatattctttccctcccctcctcccaccaccctcacatagccaatatgcagttccactgggttttacatgtgtcattgatcaagacctatttccatattattgatatttgtactagggtgatcatttagagtctacatccccaatcatattcccatccacccatgtgatcaagcagttgtttttcttctgtgtttctgctcccacagttctttctctagatgtggatagcattctttctcataagtccctcagaaatgttttggatcattgcattgctgctagtggagaagtccattataatcaattgtgccacagtgtatccatctctgtgtatatggttctcttggttctgctccttttgctatGCATCAAGGTTTAACAAAAAAAAGGTATATCATTGTTTGACTTGACATTCCCACTCTAATTCTCATGGTTTCAAAACCATGTAGACAAGAAAACAATTGCTCTTAGAAAACTATTGATTGCTCTTTATGAGTAGAATAAGAATGTTattattgctcagtcatttttcagtcatgtccaactctttataatcccacttggagttttcttggcaaagatattagagtggtttaccatttccttatctaacacattttacagatgaagaaattgaggcaaacagacttaagaaacttgtccaggatcacatagctagtaagtgtctgaggccagatttgaactaagaaagaggagtcttcctgagtccagacccaacactctatctactgtgccacctctgTGGCCAAGAGTGGTAGTGCCCAAATTCTATCCTTACTCCAAATATATGAAGGACATTTTCTACCCTCACATCTCTGATCTACAAGTCAGATAATTTGACTCATTGCTCTGATCACTCTGGATTCTAATTTGCCCAAATCTCACCTACTCCTCTGGGAGGACATTTTCAGTGTGCCTAATTAAAAATGGATGGAAGAAAATCTTTTCATTTGTTCCAtcccaattttttttactttatagaaAGAATTTGATTGGCTATAGTCTCAATGAATCAGTCACTACCCAGACCCAATGCTACCCATGGGGCATCTAAAGGCAATGAAATGGACTTGATATTAAAGTCCATTTGGGTTAGACTTGCCAAGgggtagaaagaaagagaagcatgAAGTTGGGTAGGATGCATGGAAATCTTGTGTTTTTAAAGAGGTTAGGATAC
The window above is part of the Gracilinanus agilis isolate LMUSP501 chromosome 4, AgileGrace, whole genome shotgun sequence genome. Proteins encoded here:
- the LOC123247208 gene encoding transcription factor BTF3-like translates to MKETIINQEKLATLQAQVHIGGKGNAPRKKMVHRTAIADDKKPQFSLKTNKQTNKQKLGVNNISGIVEVNMFINQETGVYFNNPKVQASLAANTFTITGQAETKQLTEMLPGILNQLGAESLTSLRRLAEALPKQPADGKAPLATGEDDDDEVQDLVENFDEASKNGAN